Below is a window of Myxococcus guangdongensis DNA.
TGCACCAGCAGCCCAGCGCGGTGAGCGTGCGCGAGCGCCGGGATTTGCTCGCGCGGCAGCTCGACGCCACGGCCGAGCGGGTGCCGGGCGAGGCGCGAGTCCTCTCCGTGGCGTGTGGCCATCTGCGCGAGGCGGAGGCCTCGGCGGCCGTGCGGGAGCGGCGCGTGCGGGAGCTCATCGCGTTCGACCAGGATGCGCTGAGCCTGGCGGAAATCTCCCACCACCAGCCGCTGGACGTGGTGAAGCCGCACTGCGGCTCGGTGCGCGCGCTGCTCGCTGGCAAGGAGTCCTTCGCGGACCTGGACTTCGTCTACTCCGCGGGCCTGTATGACTACCTGTCCGACTCCGTCGCCACGCGGCTGACGGGGCTGCTCTTCAACATGCTGCGCGCACAGGGGCGGCTCCTGGTGGCCAACTTCGCGCGCTTCCCTCCGGAGACCGGCTACATGGAGGCCTTCATGGACTGGTGGCTCCTGTACCGCGAGGAGGATGAGCTGCGCGGCTTCCTCGGCGAGGTGCCGCTGGACCGGCTCGACTCCGTGCGGCTGTTCCGCGACGGCCAGGACAACGTCATCTACCTGGAGCTCGTGCGGCGCTGACGCTTCAGTGCACCGGTGGGCCCGGGGACTCCTGCTGCGAGGAGGGCCCGGAGCAGGGCAGGGTGACGGTGAAGGTGGAGCCCTCGCCCGGCGTGCTCTCCACGTCGATGGCGCCGCCCAGCGCCTGGACGATTTCGCGGACAATCCACAGGCCCAGCCCGAAGCCGCCGTAGTGGCGCACGGACACCGCGCGCTCGAAGCGGCCGAAGATGCGCGCGCGGTCCTCGTCGGCGATGCCGATGCCGAAGTCGCGCACCCGCAGCAGCGCGAGCCCGTTCTTCTCCTCGCGCAGGGTGATTTCAATCGGCTGGCCCGCGCCGTACTTCATCGCGTTGGAGAGGAGGTTGCCCACCACCTGCTCCAGTCGCATCGCGTCCCAGGAGCCGGTGAGCCGGGGGGCGTGTGCGTCGAGCCGCACCGGGCACTCCGCGCGCACGAGCGCCTCGCGGCTGCGCTCGAGCTGGCCCTGGACGAGCGCCACCAGGTCCACCTCCGAGAGCTTGATGTGCAGCTGCCCCTGGGCGAGCCGGGAGATGTCCAGCAAGTCACTCACCAGTCGCCCCAAGCGCTGCGTCTGCGCGGAGGCGGACTCCAGCTTGGTGGAGAGCTTGCGCGGGGACAGGCCCGCGTCACCGCTGGCGCGCGCCTGGGCCTGGAGGCCCTGGATGTGGAGCTGCAGCGAGGTGAGCGGCGTCTTCAACTCGTGGGCGGCGATGGAGAGGAAGTCGTCGCGGCGGCGCACCGCCTCCTGCTCGGCCTCGAAGTTCTCCGCGTTCTCCAGGGCGGTGCCCGCGAGCACGGTGACGAACTCCGTCAGGTGCTCCTCCACCTCGCCGAACAGGGCGCCCACCTGACGGTGCGTGGCCAGGACGCAGGCCACCGTCTTGCCCCGGACCTGGAGCGGCGCGCACAACAGCGAGCGGACCCCGAGCAGCTCCATGCTCTCGCTCGCCCCGCCCGGAAGTCCCTGGCCCATCACGGTGATGCGGCCCGTCTCCATCGCGCGGGAGAGGGCGGTGCGGCTGGGGCCCTCGGTGTCCTCGTCCTCGGACAGCTCGCGCGGGTCCACGATGGCGCAGTGCTCGGCGCGCAACAGCTCCAGCATGGACTGGCGCACCGCCTCGAACACCGCCTCGCGGGACAGCGCCGACGCGAGCCGTCTCCCCGCCTCCAGCACGCGCGGGAAGCGGTCCACCAGCGAGAGCGCGCGGGTGCCCCCCGGCTCCACGACTTCGGGCGAGAGGCCCTCCTCCATCTCCGCCAGCTCACGCGTGGCCAGCGACAGGTCGGCCTCCGCGCCGGGCCAGCCGAGCGCGCGGCCCAGCTCTCCTCGCGCCTTCAGGCTCCGGGCGTGCTCGTGGCGCATCTTCAAGTCGCGCGCCGACTGGAGGGACTGCTCGAGCCAGCTTCGGGCCTGGCGCTCCTGGCCTCGCAGCGCGGCGACGAGGGCCCGCTCGCGCAGGGCATGAGGGAGGTTGTTGCGGTAGGTGCGCGCGAGGGCATGCGCGTCCTTCGCCGTCTTCTCGGCGCGCTCGAGCAGGGCGCGGCGTCGCGCGGCTGCAAGGGGCGAGGTGGTCTCCGCGAGCTGGCGCAGCGCGGTGGCGAGCAGCGGGGTGATGGGGGCCACGTACTCCTGACGCAGGTGGGCCTCGTCGACGAGCCGCGCGGCCCGCTCCAGCACCGCCACCGCGCCCGCCGCGTCGCCCTGACGCATCCGATGGAGGGCGTCCGCCTGGAGCACGCCCGCGAAGCTCTGCGGGTCCGGCTGGTCCGGGTTGTTCAGCTCGCCTTCGAGAAGCGTGCCCGGCAGCCTCCCGTCGGACGCCTTGGCCCAGGCCTCCAGGCCCAGCCGCACCGAGTAGCGGTCTCCCAGCGCCAGCGCGGCCGCGTGCAGTCGCTGGCTGGTCTCCAGCGACTCGCGCAGCCGGCCCAGGCGGTAGAGGGCCATGGCCACCTGGAACGTGGCGTTGTTCACCTCCCACGGGTCTCCGGTGCGCTCGAGCAGGCGGATGGCCTGGGTGCACTTCTCGATGCAGTCGTCGAAGCGCGAGGAGGCGTAGCAGGCGAGCCCATAGAAGTGCAGCGTCTGGCCCTGGCCCCAGATGTCATTCTGCTCCTGGCGCAGGGACAGCGACTTCTCCGCGTACGCATAGGCCCGCTCGAACCAGGGCAGGGTGGTCAGCGCGGGCGAGTGCTCCGAGTACGCCTGCGCCAGCTCGGGCGTGGGCGGATAGCGCTCTGCGAGGTTCAAGTCCCTGAGGTGCGCCCACAACACCGCCGCGCGGCCCCGTCGGTACCAGTAGCCATACGCGAGCCGGCTGTAGAGCCGCACGGCCTGGAGGTCCTCGGTGCCTCCCTCGATGGGACGACGCGCGAGGAACCACCTCGGCGCCACCGTGTGCGCGGCCTGCGCGAGGATTTCCCACGCGGCGCTCGCGCCGGTGAGCACGCCTCGGGGCGGCACCCAGCGTCCCATCAGCTTCAGGCCCTGCTCCAGCGCGAGCGTCGCCTCGCCGAAGTCGCCGCGCTTGAAGGCGAGCTCGCCCAACTGGCCGAGGATGCGCGCCTGCTCCTGCTTCTCCCTCGCAAGCGACTGCGCGCGCTCCAGTTGCTGACGGGACTCCTCGTAGCGGCCGCGCAGCATGAGGACGTTGCCCAGGCCCGCCGCGACGCGGAAGCGGATGCTCGCGTCCGCGTCCGCCGCGCCGCGCTCGGCGATGCGGTAGTTGAGCTCCGCGGACTCCAGCGCGAACCTCCCGCGCGCCAGCTCCGCCGCGATGAGCGCGTGGGGCAGCGCCTGCGTGTCCTCACCCGCGGCGTCGAAGTGGTAGGCCAGCTCGAACGAGTCCTTCGTCGGCTGGGCCGCCGCCGAGCGCGCCGCCTGTCGGTGCAGCTCCCGCCGTCTCTGCGGCGTCAGCATGTCCAGCAGCACCTCGCGCAGCTTGTCGTGCACGAAGGTGTAGCGCGCGCCCTCCTCCCACAGCATGTGACGGCGACGCGGCTCCTCCAGCGCGGCGCTCAAGTGCTCGCGCGACACGCCCGAAAGGGCCTCCAGGCGTGACAGCTCGAAGGACTTGCCCAGCACCGCGCCCACCGAGAGCAATCGCCGCGAGGCCAGGGGCAACAGGCGCAGCCGCCGCACGAGGAAGCTCGCGGCCTGCCGGGACGAGCGCGCGTGCGCCATCGCCGTCGGCTCCACGCTCCAACCGGAGGCCCCCGGCACCAGCACGCCGTCCTCCACCAGCCCGTGCAGCACCGCGCTCGCCATGAAGGGGTTGCCCTCCGACAGCCGCGTCACCAGCTCCGTGGCCTCGCGCGGCAGCGCGCCCGCCATGGACTCCGTCAGGCGCGTCACCTCCGAAGCCCCCAGCGCGGACAGCCGTAAGTGCGCGTTGGGCGCCAGCCTGCGCAGCACGTGCGTGGGGCCGATGTCCTCACCGCGGAAGGCGACGACGACGAGCACCCGTCCCTGTCCCTGGCGCCTCGCCTGTGACCAACCCTCCAGGGCCCGCAGCGTCAGCTCATCCGCCCACTGGCAGTCGTCGAGCACCACGACGGCGGGCTCGTCCCGCGTGCCCAGCGCGCCGAGCAGCGCGGTGAGTGCCTGGATGCCGCGGCTCTCACCGAGAGACTCGGGCCCCAGTCCCCGCGGGGAGGCGTGCGGCGCGGGGCACAGCAGCGGCTCCAACTGCGGCAGCACCATGCACAGCCCCGCCTCCTGTCCAGCGAGCCGCTCACGCAGCGCCTGGGCCAGCGCGGGCCTCGACGCGAGCGCCTGGGTGATGGCCGAGGCCACGCCCGTGAAGAGCTGGAAGGGCCTCCGCGCGGCCTGGTCCTGCCCCTGTCCCTGCAGCACCCACGCGTGGTGTCGCGGAGCGCGGGCGGAGAGCTCCTCGAGCAGCCGGCTCTTGCCGCCGCCAGACTCGGCCTCCACCACCACCAGTCGCCCCGGGTCCGTCACCGTGTGCTCGAGCTCGCGCTCCAGCGTGGCGACCTCCTCGTGGCGGCCGACGAAGGAGGGCTCGGTGAGGCTGCGTCGGGAGTCCCTCGCGCCGGTGATGAGCTCCGGCTCCGCCTGGCCCCGGGCCAGCGCGTCCTCCAGCTCCAGCAGGTCCGCCAGCGCGGAGGCCGCCGACTGGTAGCGATCCGACGGGTCCGTCTGCAACAGGCGCGAGACGAGCTCCTCCAATGCGCGCGGCGCGTCCACGCCCACCGCGCGCAGCCGGGGCCGCGCGGACAGGTGCTGACGAAGGACCTCGCCCACCGAGTCGCCCGTGAAGAGGGGGACCCCAGCCAGCGACTCGAAGAGGACGACGCCCGTGGAGTACAGGTCCGACGTGGCCTCCACGGGGCGGTGCAGGAGGCCCGCCTGCTCCGGGGACAGGTAGCGCGCGGTGCCCACCGGCAGGTCCCTGAGGGACGCGTCGAGGCGCTCGCTGCGGGCGAGCCCGAAATCAATCAGCGTGGCGCGTGACAGCGGCTCGCCGGAGACGATGAGGTTGGCGGGCTTCACGTCGCGGTGCAGCACGCCGTGGTGGTGGGCCTCGGCCAGCGCGGACAGCAGGCCCCGGCCCAGCGCGAGCGCTTCGGGGACGCTCAGCACGCCGCGCTCCAGGCGCGCCTCCAGGGACTCTCCCGTCAGCCAGGGGGTGACCAGGTACAGCCAGTCCTCCGAGGTGCCGATGTGGCGCACGGCGACGACGAAGGGGCTGTCGAGCCGCGCGAGCGTGGCGGCCTCGTGCTCCATGCGGTGGCGCGTGGCGGGGACGAGCGCCGTGGTGGAGGTCACCTTGATGGCCACGCGCTCCCCGGTGCTCAGGTCCACACCCGCCCACGTGGAGATTCCCCGGCCGACCTTCAACCGCTGGACGAGCTCGAACTGGTGGCCCAGTCGGCGGCCGGGCCGCGGCTCTCCTGGAACGGCGCTGGCGGATGGGATGCCTTCAGCCATTCAGTGCCCTCGCGCTCCACCCCGCGACGCGAAGGCGCCGTGGTTGGCCGCGCGTCCCGTCCCTCCCGGCAACGTTGGGTGTCGGACGGGCGCCGCCAAGGGAGTGGTCGACGCACGTCTCCCGTGCGCCGACTCAGCCTTCAACAGCCGCACCCGCTCCGCTTCCCTCCTGCTTCTCGGGCATGCGGGCAGACTGCTCGGGCACCGAGGGGGCGGGCACGAATGACTCGGGTGTGCCCGCACGTCGTCCGGCGGGCGACGGGGCAGGGGGCCGACCTTCCGGCAGGTGGGTGGCACATGCTACGCCGGTGCGCGAAGTCGCCGTCCCTTCCCTCCCCCTGAGGACCTGCTCCATGACGAAGTTCTCGCAGACGTTGCTGGCCGCGCTCGCGCTGTCCCTGCTGCTCCCCGTCGCCTCCGCGCGCGCTTCCGACTATCCGCCCGACTACCCCATCTGCAGCGTCTATGACTCCGTGACGACGGGGCCCTTCGAGGTCATCCGCCACACGCGCCGGCTCCCCGGGAGGCTCGCCACGCTCACCGTCAGCTACCGGGGGTTCTTGCGCAACCTGTACCCGGACAATCAGATCTCCATCTATGTCAGCCTCAACGGCCGTCAGCAGACGCTGGCCGCGAGCGCGGGCGCGAACAGCGACGCCTATGTCCTCCTGAACGCGGGCCCGCGCGGGTGCACCAAGTGCATGCGGTACATCAACACGCCGCTGTGCAACGCGCACTTCGCGGCGGGCGGCCAGGAGGGTGTCTGGGTGTGCGAGCAGCCCTCGGCGGTGGAGAACGACTTGTTCTTCTATGCCTTCGACTGGAACGGCTACCAGAACGCGTGGGACATCCACGTGGCCGCGACGGCCGGCGGCCAGTGGGACAGCAATCTGGGCAACAACTACTTCGCGCGACTGCCGGCACGGTCGAGCTGCTGGTAGTTTTCCGCCGAGAGCGTTCGCGGGCTGCACCCGAAGCTTGACTCCCCGAGAGCCCCGGCGGAAAAGCCGGGCTCATGAGGCGGCCCCCGCTGTTTCCACCGGGCCGCGGGGAGCCCGGGATTGAAGCTCGCGACGCTCAAGGATGGAACCCGTGACGGGCGGCTCATCGTCGTCAAGCGGGACAACTCGGCCTATGCGCTGGCCACCAACGTGGCGTTGACGCTGCAAGCGGCGCTGGATGACTGGGACACGAAGGAGCCGCAGCTGCGCGCGCTCGCCCAGCAGCTGGAGACGGACAGCGTGCAGAGCCGCCCGCTGGACGTGAAGGCGCTGCATGCGCCGCTGCCGCGCGCGTACGAGTGGATCGACGGCAGCGCGTACATCAACCACGTCATCCTGGTGCGCAAGGCGCGCAACGCCGAGCCGCCGGCCACGCTGAAGACGGACCCGCTGGTGTACCAGGGGGGCTCCGGAGACTTCCTGGCGCCCACCGGGGACATCCCGCTGGCGGACGAGGCGTGGGGCATGGACTTCGAGAGCGAGGTCTGCGTCATCCTCGGTGACACGCCGCAGGGGACGAAGGCGGAGGATGCGGGCAAGCACGTCAAGCTGCTGATGCTGGCCAATGACGTGTCGTTGCGGAACCTCATCCCGGAGGAGCTGGCGAAGGGCTTCGGCTTCTTCCAGAGCAAGCCGGCGACGGCGTTCAGTCCGTTCGCGGTGACGCCGGACGAGCTGGGCTCGGCGTGGCGCGAGGGCAGGGTGCATCTGCGCATGCGCTCGGTGCTCAACGGCGTGCAGGTGGGCGACACGGACGCGGGTCCGGAGATGCACTTCTCCTTCTTCGACCTCATCCAGCACCTGTGCAAGACGCGCAGCTACACGGCGGGCACCATCCTGGGCAGCGGCACCGTGTCCAACGCGGACCGCGCGCGGGGCATCTCGTGCCTGGCCGAGCAGCGGATGATCGAGACGATTGAGGAGGGCAAGCCGAAGACGCCCTTCATGAAGCCCGGGGACACCATCGACATCGAGATGTCGGGTGAGGATGGGCAGAGCGTGTTCGGGCGCATCTCGCAGAAGGTGGTGAAGGTCCCATGAAGGGCCTTCGGTTGCACAACTACTGGCGCAGCTCCGCGTCGTGGCGGGTGCGCCTGACGTTGCACCTCAAGGGCCAGCCCTTCGAGTACGTGGCGGTGCACCTGCTCAAGGATGGTGGGCAGCAGAACTCGGAGGCGTATCGGAGCGTCAATCCGATGCGCACGGTGCCCACGCTGGAGTGGACGGAGACGGATGGGACGGAGCGGCGGTTGTCGCAGTCGCTCGCCATCGTGGAGTTGCTTCAGGAGCGCTTCCCGACGCCGTCGCTGTTCCCGGAGGACAGCTACCTGCGGGCTCGGACGCGGATGCTGGCGGAGTACGTGAACTCCGGCATGCAGCCGCTGCAGAACCTGGCGGTGTTGCAGCGCATCAAGAGTGAGCTGAAGGGCGACGACAAGGCGTGGGGCGCGTACTGGAATGCCCGGGGCCTGGAGGCGCTGGAGACGATGGTGCAGCCCACGGCGGGACGCTTCTGCGTGGGAGACACCGTGTCTCTGGCGGACGTGTGCCTGGTGCCGCAGCTGTATGGCGCGCGCCGGTTCGCGTTGGATTTGTCGCCGTACCCGACGCTGCTGCGCATCGAGGCCGCGTGCGCGGAGCATCCCGCCTTCCAGGCGGCGCACCCGGACCGTCAGCCGGACGCGGCGCCGGCCTGAGGAGTGGTCGAGGAGCGCCCCGTCACGAATGGGGCGCTCCGGTCCTCCGCAGTATCGGCAGGCATGCTTCTGCGCTCGCTACCGGTGGAGCGTGCGGATATCCGCCGGGTTTGTTCTTCTCCGCGGAGTTCGAGATTCAGGCCGTCGGCGCGAAGGTCGTGTCGATGCGCAACGCGCGTGACAGTGTGAGTGTCACGGGCGTCTTCGCGGCGATTTCGAGCAGGCGCGCCTTCTGCTCCTCGGTGACGGCGGGGCCGACCGAGAGCACGCGCTCCACGCGCTCCACGTCGTTCTCGCGCAGCAGCTTGAGCTTCACGGTGAAGGGGTTCAGCTCCCATCCCTTGCGCGCCGCGTACATCTTCAACGTGATGGCGGTGCACGCACCCAGTGAGCCGACGAGCAACTGGTAGGGCGCGGGGCCCTGGTCCGCGCCGCCCAGCGCCTCGGGCTCGTCCGCCTGGAAGTGATGCTTGCCGGTGCGAATCGACTGCGTGTAGCCGGCCTGGCTCTCGACGACGGCCGCCGCGAGCAGCTTGGAGTCATGGGTGGTCATGACGGACATGAATCCAGGGTGCGGCCCGGGTGACAAGTGTCCACCCGTCACGCCGTGTCCGACACGTGTCGAGCCACACGGATGTTTCGAGCCACCCTCCCTCTTCCGAGGGTAGCGTCCTTCTCGGATGTCGCCCCTGGAGTCCCCACACATCGCCTCGCCGGACCGCGCCGCAGTGCTGCGCGAGCTCGCGCTCTTGTTCCTTCGCCTGGGCACCACGGCCTTTGGTGGCCCCGCCGCGCACATCGCCCTGATGGAGGACGAAGTCGTGCGCCGTCGGCGCTGGCTCACGCGCGAGGAGTTCGTGGACCTGCTCGGCGCGGCCAACCTCATCCCTGGCCCCAACTCCACCGAGCTGGCCATCCACATCGGCCACCGTCGCGCGGGCTGGCTCGGCCTGTGGGTCGCGGGCACGTGCTTCATCCTCCCCGCGTTCCTCATCGTCCTCGGCGTCGCCTGGGGCTACGCGCGCTTCGGCTCGCTGCCCGACGTGAGCGCGCTGCTCTACGGCGTCAAGGCCGTCATCATCGCCGTGGTGGCCCAGGCCCTGTGGGGACTCACGCGCACCGTGGTGAAGGGCCCGCTCGCGGCTGTCATCGGAATCGCCGCCGCCACTTTGGCCTTCCTCGGCGTCGACGAGCTGCTGCTGTTGTTGCTGTCGGGGCTCGCCGTGTTCGGCTGGCGCGCGGCGACGCGTCGCGGAGGCGCCTCGGGGCCTTCGGCTGGAATGCTCGTCGCGCCGTGGAGCGCGGTGCTCCCGTTGGGCGCCGCGTCGGCGGCGGTGCCCTTCTCGCAACAGGGCCTGTTCCTCTTCTTCCTGAAGGTGGGCTCGGTGCTCTACGGCAGCGGCTATGTGCTGCTGGCGTTCCTGCGCTCGGACCTGGTGCAGCGGCTGGGCTGGTTGACCGAGGCACAGTTGCTCGACGCGGTGGCGGTGGGCCAGGTGACGCCCGGTCCCGTGTTCACCACGGCCACGTTCATCGGCTACGTGCTCGGCGGGCCCGTGGGCGCCACCGTGGCCACGGTGGGCATCTTCCTGCCCGCCTTCGTCTTCGTCGCGCTCAGCGGCCCGCTGGTGCCTCGGCTGCGCGCGTCCTGGGTCGCGGGGGCCTTCCTGGATGGCGTCAACGTGGCCTCGCTCGCGCTGATGGCCGTGGTGACGTGGCAGCTCGGCCGAGCGGCCCTGGTCGACATGTGGACCGTGGGGCTCGCCGTCGTGTCGGCCGTGCTGCTCATCCGCTTCCGCGTCAACTCCGCCTGGCTGGTGCTGGGCGGAGGCGCGGTGGGGTGGCTCGTCCGAAGTGCTAGCGGGGCGTGAGCTTCGCCTCGCAGCGGGAGACCTCGACACCGGACAGGTCCGAGCGCCGGTCGATGCACGTCAGCCGCAGGTGGTCTCCCTCGCTCGTCGCCTCGCAGTGACGGTTGCCGTCCACCGTCGTCCCACCCGCGTCGGGTCGCGCCACGCCGCCATCGGCGTCCAGGTAGAGGGTGTGTCCCCGGTCATGCAAAGACCAGTCGCCACGCTTCAGGTTCACCTTGGCGCTGGCGCCCCCGTACTCGGGGAAGCCCAGGGGCGCGTGACCCACGGCGGTCAGGTCGCAAGAATCCTCGGGGACCCTCAGGACGAAGGAGCCGTTGCCACCGCAGGTGTTCTCGGTGACGTCGAAGGTGACTTCCTGCGCGTCCTTCTCGCAGTCGGGCGCGGAGTCCGCGATGAGCAGCACACCGGTGATGGCGAGCACGGCGACGGAGGCGAGGTTCCTCAGCAACGGCATCATGATGGAGCTCCTGGGGGTGTGAGGGGCACGGCCGGCGCCCGGGACAGCAGCGTGGCGCGGCCGTACAACACGGCGAGGACGACGAAGGGCAGGGTGAGCAGGTCCGAGACATCCGCCACCGCGCGGAAGCCGCTGAACCCCAACGGCGCGCCGATGGGACGCAGCCACTCACAGAAGCGGTCCGCGAAGGGCTGGGACACCTTGAGCGCGGTGAACAGCCCCGTCGTCACCAGGGCGCCCACGCCCAGCCTCACGCGCAGGCTCCAGCGCGTGACGAGCGCCAGCAGCGCGGAGACATAGAGCGGCAGGAAGAAGCAGATGGCCACATCCGACAGCTTCCCCGTGAGCGTGTTGTGGAAGGTCGGCTTGAGGACGCGGTCATTCACCGCCATCAGCACGACGGCGGCCAGCGGCACGGGCGCGAGGAACTCCGACATCGACGGCAACGGCTTCATCCCCCACGCGCGCCCGCTCACCGCAGCGCCTCCGAGCCCATCAGGGCCTTGAGTAGGATGGCGTCGGTCAACATCTCCACCGGCGCCCGGTCATCGGTGAGCGGCTGCGCCGAGGCCACCGGCTGCAGCTCCCCCACCACGCGCGTCGCCAGGTGCTGCAGCGACAGGGGCAGCGAGGACGTCCGCGCGCTCAGCCGCTCCCCCATGCCCTCCGGCCCCGCGAACAGCAGCGTGTTGCTGTGGTTGCGCGCATCCGCCGCGAGCACCTGCGGGAACACCGTGGCCAGCGTCCCACCCACCGCGCGCACCACCGCGCGCTCGTCGCGGAAGCGGCCCACGTTGAAGCACGCCACGCCGCCCGGCTCCAGGTGCGCCGCCACCTCTTGCGCGAACTCGCGCGTCGTCAGGTGGAAGGGCACGTAGGGGAAGCGGAACGCGTCCACGATGATGGCGTCGTAGCGCCGCGTGTCCCGGCGCAGGAACGTGCGCGCGTCCGCGATGTGCACCTCCACCTCCGTCCCCAGGCCGAAGTGCTGGCGCGCCAGCTTCACCACCATCGCGTCCAGCTCCACGCCCACGACGTACGCCCCCGGGTACGTCTCCCGCAGCCCCCGCGCGCTCGTGCCCGCGCCCAGCCCCAACACCAGCACGCGCGGCGTCCGAGGCTCCGCGCGCGCCATCGCCGGCGTCAGCAGGTAGTGCGCGAACACCTCGTCGCGCACCGGCTGGCCCGGCACCCACGTGCTCTGCACCGCGAAGCCCTCGTCGAAGACCAGGCTGCGCGTGCCGCTTGGGGACTCCAGCACCTGGAGGAAGGCGTGCGGCGACTCGGCCACCTCGAGCGCCTGCGGATGCCTGGGCAGCGCATGCGTCCCCAGCACCAGCGCCGCCGCGGGCACCCCCACCGCCAGCGCGCGCCATCGCCACCCCAGCCCCCACGTCGCCGTCAGCCCGAGCATCCCCGCGAAGCACGCCATGGCCCGCGCCGTGCCCAGCCACGGCAGCACCACGAAGGCCGCCAGCAGCGTCCCGACGATGCTCCCCAGCGTGGACGCGGACGACAGCCTCCCCGCGTGCGCCCCCGCCGACGCCACGCCCCCCAACCCCACGCGCACCAGGAACGGCCCCACCGCGCCCAGGGCGAGCAGCGGCGGAATCGCCACCAGCACCACCAGCGCCACCCGCCCCATGGCCTCCAGCGGCCTGCCCGTCATCACCGCCGTCGTGGCCCCCGGCAGGAGCACCCTCGCGAGGAAGGGCAGCGCGGTGAGCATCAGCGCCGCCACCCCGAGCGCCACCCGCAGGGGCTCCAGCCTCGCGGCCCGGTCCGCCACCCTGCCGCCCAGGTGAGCCCCCAGCGCCAGCCCGCCCAGCACCAGGGAGATGAGCGCCGCCCACACCGGGGTGCTGCTCCCGAAGTAGGGCGCCACCAGTCGCGAGGCCGCCATCTCCGATGCCATCACCGTGGCGCCAGAGAGGAAGGACAACCAGGTCAGCGAGGAGGGCTTCATGGGCGGGGGCGCCAACAGCAAGCCCCGTTCCATATTCAACAGCCCGTAAGTCCGGGCCTCACGGGCAGACACACCGCGAGGCCCGCGACACCCCCGTCAGCGAGCCGTGGCCCGGCTGACAGGATTGTCGTGCTCAGCCCTTGAAGGGCAGGGCGGCCACCTTCACCGTCTCGGGGCCCTGAGCCAGGGTCAGCTCGGTGCCGGGCTCCAACGAGTCGCGGTGCACGTACCCCAGGGCCACCCGCTGTCCACCCTGGGCCGGCGAGCGCACCACGCTGGTGAGCCAGCCCACCTTCTTCTCACCCCGGCGCAGCTCGGTGCCCGGCGCGGCCTCCACGTCGCCCAGCAGCAGGCCCGCCAGCTTGCGGTTCATGTGCCCGCGGAAGGTGGCCCGGGCGATGACCTCCTGCCCGATGTAGCACCCCTTGTT
It encodes the following:
- the chrA gene encoding chromate efflux transporter, with translation MSPLESPHIASPDRAAVLRELALLFLRLGTTAFGGPAAHIALMEDEVVRRRRWLTREEFVDLLGAANLIPGPNSTELAIHIGHRRAGWLGLWVAGTCFILPAFLIVLGVAWGYARFGSLPDVSALLYGVKAVIIAVVAQALWGLTRTVVKGPLAAVIGIAAATLAFLGVDELLLLLLSGLAVFGWRAATRRGGASGPSAGMLVAPWSAVLPLGAASAAVPFSQQGLFLFFLKVGSVLYGSGYVLLAFLRSDLVQRLGWLTEAQLLDAVAVGQVTPGPVFTTATFIGYVLGGPVGATVATVGIFLPAFVFVALSGPLVPRLRASWVAGAFLDGVNVASLALMAVVTWQLGRAALVDMWTVGLAVVSAVLLIRFRVNSAWLVLGGGAVGWLVRSASGA
- a CDS encoding fused MFS/spermidine synthase; translation: MKPSSLTWLSFLSGATVMASEMAASRLVAPYFGSSTPVWAALISLVLGGLALGAHLGGRVADRAARLEPLRVALGVAALMLTALPFLARVLLPGATTAVMTGRPLEAMGRVALVVLVAIPPLLALGAVGPFLVRVGLGGVASAGAHAGRLSSASTLGSIVGTLLAAFVVLPWLGTARAMACFAGMLGLTATWGLGWRWRALAVGVPAAALVLGTHALPRHPQALEVAESPHAFLQVLESPSGTRSLVFDEGFAVQSTWVPGQPVRDEVFAHYLLTPAMARAEPRTPRVLVLGLGAGTSARGLRETYPGAYVVGVELDAMVVKLARQHFGLGTEVEVHIADARTFLRRDTRRYDAIIVDAFRFPYVPFHLTTREFAQEVAAHLEPGGVACFNVGRFRDERAVVRAVGGTLATVFPQVLAADARNHSNTLLFAGPEGMGERLSARTSSLPLSLQHLATRVVGELQPVASAQPLTDDRAPVEMLTDAILLKALMGSEALR